The Anabrus simplex isolate iqAnaSimp1 chromosome 1, ASM4041472v1, whole genome shotgun sequence genome window below encodes:
- the LOC136858789 gene encoding sentrin-specific protease 8 isoform X1 produces MVQRIIAVSCCESFCHSEPMDPVVLNFHDTLLHQSDVDLLDGPYWLNDSIISFYFEYLENVAYEGDRRFLFIGPEVTQCLKVSHWRDLTVFLEPLKLKQHQFCFFAVNDCEMTEKPGGTHWSLLVYSKPENMFFHYDSSAGHNCDQAWKLATNLSKYMSIEMEFIETDCLQQNNCYDCGIHLLCNVDHIANYSARNGKVKGAGLIKPIMVNTKRSELKELIESLSENRH; encoded by the exons ATGGTGCAACG TATAATTGCCGTCAGTTGCTGTGAAAGCTTTTGCCATTCTGAGCCAATGGATCCTGTGGTTCTCAACTTCCATGACACTTTACTGCACCAGTCCGATGTTGATCTACTTGATGGACCATACTGGCTGAATGACTCCATCATCAGCTTTTACTTTGAATATCTAGAAAACGTTGCCTATGAAGGTGATCGTAGATTTTTATTTATTGGACCTGAGGTTACTCAGTGTCTTAAAGTAAGTCATTGGAGAGACTTGACAGTGTTTCTAGAACCGCTCAAATTAAAGCAACATCAGTTTTGTTTTTTTGCTGTAAATGACTGTGAGATGACTGAAAAGCCTGGTGGAACACATTGGAGTTTACTTGTATACAGCAAGCCAGAAAACATGTTCTTTCATTATGATTCATCTGCTGGACATAATTGTGATCAAGCGTGGAAGTTAGCCACCAATTTATCAAAGTACATGTCGATAGAAATGGAATTTATCGAAACGGATTGTTTACAACAGAACAATTGTTATGATTGTGGGATTCATTTATTATGTAATGTTGATCACATTGCTAACTACAGTGCCAGAAATGGTAAAGTTAAAGGTGCTGGACTTATCAAACCAATAATGGTTAACACAAAAAGAAGTGAACTTAAGGAATTAATAGAAAGTTTATCTGAGAATAGACATTAG
- the LOC136858789 gene encoding sentrin-specific protease 8 isoform X2, whose protein sequence is MDPVVLNFHDTLLHQSDVDLLDGPYWLNDSIISFYFEYLENVAYEGDRRFLFIGPEVTQCLKVSHWRDLTVFLEPLKLKQHQFCFFAVNDCEMTEKPGGTHWSLLVYSKPENMFFHYDSSAGHNCDQAWKLATNLSKYMSIEMEFIETDCLQQNNCYDCGIHLLCNVDHIANYSARNGKVKGAGLIKPIMVNTKRSELKELIESLSENRH, encoded by the coding sequence ATGGATCCTGTGGTTCTCAACTTCCATGACACTTTACTGCACCAGTCCGATGTTGATCTACTTGATGGACCATACTGGCTGAATGACTCCATCATCAGCTTTTACTTTGAATATCTAGAAAACGTTGCCTATGAAGGTGATCGTAGATTTTTATTTATTGGACCTGAGGTTACTCAGTGTCTTAAAGTAAGTCATTGGAGAGACTTGACAGTGTTTCTAGAACCGCTCAAATTAAAGCAACATCAGTTTTGTTTTTTTGCTGTAAATGACTGTGAGATGACTGAAAAGCCTGGTGGAACACATTGGAGTTTACTTGTATACAGCAAGCCAGAAAACATGTTCTTTCATTATGATTCATCTGCTGGACATAATTGTGATCAAGCGTGGAAGTTAGCCACCAATTTATCAAAGTACATGTCGATAGAAATGGAATTTATCGAAACGGATTGTTTACAACAGAACAATTGTTATGATTGTGGGATTCATTTATTATGTAATGTTGATCACATTGCTAACTACAGTGCCAGAAATGGTAAAGTTAAAGGTGCTGGACTTATCAAACCAATAATGGTTAACACAAAAAGAAGTGAACTTAAGGAATTAATAGAAAGTTTATCTGAGAATAGACATTAG